GGAGGTTGTGGTTCTACTATAGGACCCTTGCCCCATGATGTAGAGGTGGCAATCAGGCAGTGGGACTACAATGAGAAGCTCGCCATGTTCATGTTTCAGGTAGGCGCAAGGGCATGTCGTACATGGCATTGAATTACACCTTACCCTGTGTTGTCGGTATAGAATGGAATTTGCCCGTTGCCTTGCCCTTACTGTGGTTCTCttcatccttccatttcctttatctgCCTTACCTCTAATAGTTCCCTGCTATCCATAGGATGGAATGCTGGACAGACATGAGTTCCTGACTTGGGTGCTTGAGTGTTTTGAGAAAATACGCCCTGGAGAGGACGAATTGCTTAAATTGCTGCTTCCTCTACTGCTTCGAGTAAGACCTAGACCTAAAGAGGGAGTGTTTGAAGGGATCTGAGGAAGGATTAGGATCAGAGCAGTGTCTCTTGGAGAAAACTAGGGGCTCTGTTGGTCATGTCTTCACAGTACTCAGGGGAATTTGTCCAGTCTGCCTATCTGTCCCGCCGCCTTGCCTACTTCTGTACCCGGAGACTGGCTCTACAGCTGGATGGCGTGAGCAGTCACTCATCTCATGTTATATCTGCTCAGTCAACAAGCTCTCTGCCCACCACTCCTGCACCTCAGCCCCCAGCTAGCAGTACACCCACGACTCCCTTTAGTGACCTGCTTATGTGTCCTCAGCACCGGCCCCTGGTTTTTGGCCTCAGCTGTATCCTTCAGGTAGGTCCTAGAGGGCCGAAGAAAGTGTAAAGAACTAACAGCTCATCCTGGAGAACGGGGTGAGTCCAACTCAGAGGTGGGAGCTGGCACTGATGATTCAAGAATTAGTGtttctctgctttttttgttgttgtttgtttttccgagCTGGTCCTGGAATTTgtcctgtagaccaagctggccttcaactcacagaaaactgcttgcctcagccttccaggtgctaggattaaaagcagtCACCACCACCATGTGGCTGATTCTCTGTAATAGGACGATCCCTTTTAGAGGTTTTGGAATTTTCTCCCAGAACTAAGTAGTAGGCCCAAGGCTTCTTAGGAAAGCGCTGAGAAGCTGGGTATGATGATAGTGTTTACATTCCCAAAACttagaaagaagaggcaggaggattgtgagttcaaagtcagcataAGCCCTATAGCCAAATGAACCCTTGTCTGAAATactatacaaataattaaaaaaaggaaggtgAGGAGGAGGGGATGATACTTGCCCCAAGGACTCAGTCATAGTAAACCTAATTCAGATGGGAAACCTAAGGGAGGTGACTCGGAAGTGGGGATTCTAGAGAGGCATCCATACTAACTGGGTTTGACTTATCTGTTTGTCTGGCAGACCATCCTCCTGTGTTGTCCCAGTGCCCTAGTTTGGCACTACTCATTGACTGATAGTCGAATTAAGACTGGCTCTCCACTTGACCACCTGCCCATTGCTCCCTCCAACTTGCCCATGCCAGAGGGTAATAGTGCCTTCACTCAGCAGGTAAGTTTAAACACTACCTTGGTATTTCAAAGTTGTGATGCGATGCTAAATTGTTTTTCCAGAAATAGTGGTTTGGGGTCTGCTActgttttatgtttctgttttgttttttgagacagactcttgcTAAGTAGCCTTTGCTGACCTGAAagttgctgtgtagaccaggcaggcctcaaacttaatggtgatccttctgcctctgcctcccaagtgctagattacAGGCAGGCAtatactaccatgcccagctttcagCTATTCTTCTTTTAGCTTTTTATGTATCTGGGTGTTTccttaaagctttttaaaaaaattattgcagGTGCGTGCAAAATTGCGGGAGATTGAACAGCAGATCAAGGAGCGAGGACAAGCAGTTGAGGTTCGCTGGTCTTTTGATAAGTGCCAGGAAGCTACTGCAGGTGGGTGTCAGAGGGCAGAAGCTAAGAAAGGATGGTGATAGGCGCCTAGATATCTGAGACTCGGAATGCACGGAACCTCTGGTTAACTCCCctctgctgtttgttttgtcctcaGGTTTCACCATTGGACGGGTGCTCCACACTTTAGAAGTGCTGGACAGCCATAGTTTTGAGCGCTCTGACTTTAGTAATTCTCTTGACTCCCTTTGTAATCGAATCTTTGGACTGGGGCCTAGTAAGGATGGTCATGAGGTgagtaagagaaacagaaagaacaaaacccTTGCAGGAGAAGCAGTCTGGATAAGGGTAAGTTTAGTAACACATTGATAGTAGGAGACCCCTGAACTGATGATCTTCTTGGTGCCTGGTCCCAGGATGTTTTTAGGTGGGGCCTATGTTTTTGAAAGAGGAACTCAGTTCTTTTGTCCCCAGCCTTCTGTTACTTATCCTCATCCAATCCTTTGCTTGCAGATCTCCTCAGATGATGATGCTGTGGTATCATTATTATGTGAATGGGCTGTGAGCTGCAAGCGCTCTGGTCGACATCGTGCTATGGTAGTAGCCAAGCTCCTGGAGAAGAGACAAGCCGAAATTGAGGCTGAGGTTAGAGGCTAAGAAAAGGGAGTGAGTTGCCCAATGGAAAGAATAACTGGGTTTGGACACATTGGAGTGATTGATTGAGATAGAAGTGGGACTGGGACTGGACCTGAGGGATTGGAAAGAACCCATAGAGAGCTCTTGTCTTGGCATGTACCGTAATTCCAGCATGTGAAAGGTTTATATAGAGGAGCATGGTTACAAAGCCAACCAGGCCTAgctagagagactgtctcaaaagttaaaaaagctgagtgtggtggtggatacctttaatcccagcacccaggagcctgaggcatgcagatctctgaatttgaggccagcctggtctaatttGGAACAGCTAGTGCCACatagactctgtttcaaaaaaaaagttttaaaaaaatgctgtgccgagccatggtggtacacacttttaatcccagcacttgggagacagaggcaggcggatctctgtgagtttgaggccagcctggtctacaagagctagttccaggacaggctctaaaagctacagagaaaccctctcttgggaaaaaaaaaacctgggcatGGTCTtgcatggctttaatctcagcactcatttgggaggcaaagtcaggcCAATCTCTTATGAGTTTGCGACCAGCCagagctgcagagtgagaccttgcctcacgaaactaaataagcaaataaataaaagtggtaGAGACCTTACAGGGAATGTTAAGGACATAAGGCACAAATAGAAAAGAGCTGATGGATTAATTGGTTAGAGAAGAGATCAAGGCTGTAGTTGGGAGGTGGCAAAGGAAATGAGAAGTATGGGATGGAGGCAAGACAGGTGACTCTCCCAAGGTTACACAGTGAAGAGTGAAGAAGCAGGGAAAAGTCGCTCCTCACTTTGTTCTCTCATCTTGCAGCGTTGTGGAGAATCTGAAGCAGCtgatgagaagggttccatcgcCTCTGGTTCGCTTTCTGCTCCTAGTGCACCCATATTCCAGGATGTCCTCCTGCAGTTTCTGGATACACAGGCTCCCATGCTGAGTATGGACACCTATAATCTTCTAGTTACCTTGCCTAAATTCAGTTATAAGCTATGTACTCAGAAAACTTGAGGAAGGACCTTCTGgcactggacagtggtggtgcacacctttaatcatagcactagggaggcagaggcaggtgaatttctgaattcaaggtcagtctagtctacagagcaagtttcaggacagccagggctacacagaaaaactgtcaaAAAACAAGCCGAAGCaaaagccaggcaatggtagcacacacctttaatcccagcactcaggaggcagaggcaggcggatgatctctgagtttgagatcagccttttgtacagagttccaggatagtcaaagctacacaaagaaattttgCCTCAAGAACACAAAAAAGGACCTTCTGGTCTGTACTTCTGTCTTTGACTCTGAAAAATTACTTTTAGGCATAATTCTATTCCTTGATGGTCTCACAATTTTCATAAAATAGAGAAATGCAAAGAATAAACACAAGAACATTTGAGCAAAGCATTTCTCCTATATGCACAGGAGCAATGATAGTCTGTTCATTCTGAGGTGGTGGACAGCATGAAGTGATGTAGCCACccgttttttaaatatttgagtatGGTTacttttcctgcatgtatgtttgtgcaccatgtgcgtgTCTGGACCCTGCAGAGGCCAGTGGAGGGctttggatgccctggaactggagtttatagacagttgtgagttgctatgagggtgcttggaatcaaaccctctggaagagcagctagtgaatgctcttaaccactgaggcattttTCCGGCCCCACCAACCATACTTTGTATGTCTAGGCagtttctggatttttttcttcctgttcttgcCTCAGGGATGTCTCTCTGTAGTATTCTAAGAGCACCATTACTGAAGCGTGTCCCTATCTCTTTTTGTCCCGTCTTGTGTTCTGCTAACTTAGcttttttcattcctttctaGCTGATCCCCGCAGTGAGAGTGAGCGAGTGGAATTCTTTAACTTAGTACTGCTTTTCTGTGAACTGATCCGACACGATGTTTTCTCCCATAACATGTACACCTGCACTCTCATCTCTCGGGGGGACCTTGCATTTGGAGCCCCTGGTCCTCGGCCTCCCTCTCCCTTTGATGATCCTGCAGATGACCCAGAGCGCAAGGAGGCTGAAGGCAGCAGCAGTAGCAAGCTAGAGGTGTGTGTCCTTTTCCTTGCTAGTAATATTACATTTTGACACTCCCATTTTCACAGCTTCTAGAAGCTTCCGAGCATCTCTtttacccaagagtggtattagaACTTCGTGGTTTATAGAATAGTCTCATGTCAGTTTCTCACTTGCTCTTCACGAAAGGTCTGTGACGTACTCCTGCCTTCCTTTTAAAGCCGATGGAAACTGAGGCTTTACTTACTGGTTAAGTAACTGGACAAGGTTTGAATGCAGAACTTGGGCTTTCCTCATGCCTCCTTGATTCAGTTCTCAGTGAACTTCCTGGACAGTGAAGAAGCACTCCGTGGGACTAAAGCAGGGAGTTGTTTTTGCATTTAAAGCTGCATTTAAGAAATGCAGTTTGTTGTGTGCCTGCAGGATCCAGGGCTCTCTGAATCTATGGACATCGACCCTAGTTCCAGTGTGCTCTTTGAAGACATGGAGAAACCCGATTTCTCAGTAAGATCCTGAGCATGGAAGAATCTAGCACCTTGGTTCTCCCCTTACGCCTCCTTTGGGAATTTCTTTGCCTCCTTTGCTTCTCCTGAACGTGCTGCCTTTCGCCCTCTTAGTTGTTCTCTCCTACTATGCCTTGTGAGGGGAAGGGAAGTCCATCCCCTGAGAAACCAGATGTCGAAAAGGAAGTGAAGCCCCCACCCAAAGAGAAGATCGAGGGGACACTTGGGGTTCTTTATGACCAGCCACGACATGTGCAGTATGCCACACATTTTCCAATCCCACAGGTACTGTTCTCCAACATTTGTGATGGCTTGTTTTGAGCCCAGATTTTCATCCAAGGAATTTGCTGAGGGGCTAGACCTGTTCCCAAGGGTGTGGGTGTGTTTGAGAAGGGGCTTGAACATGGGAGTGTTGAGAGATACAAAGCATGCTCTTAAGAGGAGGgcaggaagccgggcggtggtggcgcacgtctttaatcccagcactcaggaggcagagacaggcggatctctgtgagttcgaggccagcctggttccaggacaggctccaaacaggctccaaagctacagagaaaccctgtctcgaaaaacaaaacaaaaaaaaacaaaaaccaaacaaagaaaaaaagaggagggaaggagacctGTGATGGAGTCTGACGGTGCTGCTGGGTGCAGGAGGAGTCATGCAGCCATGAGTGCAACCAGCGGTTGGTCGTACTGTTTGGGGTGGGGAAGCAGCGAGATGATGCCCGCCATGCCATCAAGAAGATTACCAAGGATATCCTGAAGGTTCTGAACCGCAAGGGGACAGCAGAAACTGGTGGGTTTGAGCCTCCTTAAAAGTCTCCCCCAAAGAATGCCCTAGTCAGTCTTCCTATGCCCAGAGTAGGGCACTCCCGAGTCATGTTCCAATATCCTGTCTCTTGGAGTCTCCTGAGAGCTCTAGCCCTTTTGAAACTTCCCCCTCATTCCCCCCTCTACAGACCAGCTTGCTCCTATTGTGCCTCTGAATCCTGGAGACCTGACATTCTTAGGTACCTCACAGTAAGCCCCTTACAGCCCTCCCTCCGCCCCTCCTTAACCTAGCACCTCCCTGTACATATTCCTCTGAGGTCCACATAGTCTGTGGTCCTTTAAACCTGTGCTTCATTGTCCCTGCCCCAGCCCTTCCTTAAccacccttcccttttctcttcctaccctcattcccctttcccctcctccctcgcAGCACAGTCCCTTCTCCACACCCCCTACCCGACCCCTAGTCAActagttttctttattgtccTGACTCATTGTTTTCACCTGTCCCCTCAGGTGGGGAAGATGGGCAGAAGCGCCGCCGCAACCGGCCAGAAGCCTTCCCCACTGCTGAAGATATTTTTGCTAAGTTCCAGCACCTTTCTCATTATGACCAACATCAGGTCACGGCTCAGGTGTGGGCCTAAGCCAGCCCCCTTCccaccttctggcctcctgtcctgttttcctttttgtcttatctTCCCCCCACTAAGCAGGCTAAGCCTGCTGGTCTCATCCCCTTCCACCATCATCCTTTCCTGCGTCCCTAggtcttctttccttccattcctgTCTCACTCACACTGCCCTTATCAGGTCTCCCGGAATGTTCTGGAGCAGATCACGAGCTTTGCCCTTGGCATGTCGTACCACTTGCCTCTGGTGCAGCATGTGCAGTTCATCTTCGACCTCATGGAATATTCTCTGAGCATCAGTGGCCTCATCGACTTTGCCATTCAGGTGGGGATGTTGGGGCAGATACGGGAAGAAGAAGGAATCCATGCTCTATAGCGTCCCAGAGACAAGAGTAGAGGCTCCAGGCAGTTTCCCAGGCTATTCAGATGGCCCAAAGACCAGCACAGTGGGAGTGGAACTTGAGCTAAGAGGGCCAGAATAGAGACTTAAGTGCTCCCTGGGGAGGCCCAAGAGACAGATTAGAGCTTTGGGTACAGAGCATCCTCTCCCTGTGGAGTTTACAGCATGCTGGCCTGGAGACTGCTTAGAGATACTACTAGCGGAGACGCAGGACACTGGCACATGGGAACCTGACCCTTCTCTGCTGAAGTGACTCCGGCAGGAAGGGGCACAGGCTTGGCCATGGCAGCTTCCTTACAGAAAATGGGTTACGTCCAATGAAAGGGGCTTCTTCTCATGGTTCATCTCCATTTCTCTGATAGCTGCTGAATGAGCTGAGCGTGGTTGAGGCCGAGCTCCTCCTCAAATCCTCTGATCTGGTGGGCAGCTACACAACCAGCCTATGCTTATGTATTGTGGCTGTCCTTCGACACTATCACGCCTGCCTCATCCTCAACCAGGACCAGATGGCACAAGTCTTTGAGGGGTAAGCAGGGTTTCAAAGTAACTGAAATGTGTGGGATTCTGGTGAATGCCAGTTAGAAATGGCCTAGGAAGGACATGTGGGGCCACACAGTGGGGCAGAGTCTGCTACTAAGGTAGGGTAGAATAGTTTTCCCAAGACTCTTAAATTGGTTTGCAGGGCCCCCGTCCCCTGTCTACCCCTGTTGATCCTCCCTCCCCTGCTTCTGTGACAGGCTCTGTGGCGTGGTGAAGCATGGAATGAACCGCTCAGATGGCTCCTCTGCAGAGCGCTGTATCCTTGCTTATCTCTATGATCTGTATACTTCCTGTAGCCATTTAAAGAGCAAATTTGGGGAGCTCTTCAGGTAAGAGAGGTGAAGAGATAGGAGAATGGGGCTAGTCCTGCCTCCTTCCCATTACCGCAAACCTCAGCACCCAGCTGTCTGTGCGGGATCACTTATGCACTGTGTCCTTTACCTGTGACTTCCTTGCTGAAAGTGAACCTTCTTCCTCCTTGCCTTCACAGGCCACTCTTTCTTAATCACATGTGGTTTCCTTCCTGCCATGTCTGCTGTGGCCCAGctccctttttcttctcccaaGGTCCTCCATCCttcactcctttttcttttctcccctttcctgcCCATCCCTGTACCCTACCAGACCTCCTTCAGTACTGCTATTTCCTTTCCCTACCCCTGCAGTGACTTTTGCTCAAAAGTGAAGAACACCATCTACTGCAATGTGGAGCCATCAGAATCCAATATGCGCTGGGCACCGGAGTTCATGATTGACACTCTGGAGAACCCTGCTGCTCACACTTTCACCTACACGGGGCTAGGCAAGAGTCTGAGCGAGAACCCTGCTAACCGCTACAGCTTTGTCTGCAATGCTCTCATGCACGTCTGTGTGGGGCATCATGATCCTGATAGGTATGGGGCATACTGTGTTGAGGAATGGGCATCATGCCACCACCTGATTATGGGAGGGGTGGCTTACCTGAGAGATGCTGTACCTTCCATTGTTActggggcagagacagaaagttGTGAGTCTGACGTTTTGTAAAGCAAGACTTTTCCTGAGGGCTTTTGTACTTCTCCCTAGGGTAAATGACATCGCAATCCTGTGCGCGGAGCTGACCGGCTATTGCAAGTCACTGAGTGCAGAGTGGTTAGGAGTACTTAAGGCTCTGTGCTGCTCTTCTAACAATGGCACTTGTGGTTTCAACGATCTCCTGTGCAATGTAGATGTAAGCCTTTGGGTGGGGTCTTGCTGGAGAATGAGACAGGTACCTATTTGGTAGCGATCTGGCCACACTCAAGACCATAGAGGGTCAGAGTTGAGTCGAGTGGAGGCATGGCACACTGGCGAAGTCTCCTTCCTCCACACTGAGTCACGGTGTCTGGCTACTTTTTTCAGGTCAGTGACTTGTCTTTTCACGATTCCCTGGCTACTTTTGTTGCCATCCTCATCGCCCGACAGTGTTTGCTCCTGGAAGACCTGATTCGCTGTGCTGCTATCCCTTCACTCCTGAATGCTGGTAAGGTTCCAGTCCAGAACTCCTAGAATGTCAGTTCCCCGCCCTGTGCTAATACGTACTCCATAACCAGCCTCTTCTTGGGGAACGCCCTGCTGTAGTTCCCCGGCCAGCGCTTGTACTTCAGGCTGGAAAGCTCCAAGGGCCTATTTTGAAATTGCAGCCCCGATAACACCTCCATACTGTGTGGAACCCGATGACTCCCTCATGTGAGCCTGAGCTTCAGCCCAGCCTCTGAACCCTTTTGGCTTTTGCCCCTTCAGTTGTATAACATTTCTGTGCTCTGCTGCTCCTTTCACCTCACTtgtatttcatcttatttttcctcccaacacatatacacatgcatagagTTTGGCTTCGTTCTTTTCAGATCTGCTGTCTGTCTTTTAGCTTGTAGTGAACAGGATTCTGAGCCAGGGGCCCGGCTTACTTGCCGCATCCTCCTCCACCTGTTCAAGACACCACAGCTCAATCCTTGCCAGTCTGATGGAAGTAAGTGACTCTGGAGCCAGGCAGCTAGAGAAACTGTGGCTCTCCCAACCCGctgctttttcttctgcttcccctGACTGTGGCTCCTTTACAGACAAACCTACTGTTGGAATCCGGTCCTCCTGTGACCGCCACCTGCTGGCTGCCTCCCAGAACCGCATCGTGGATGGAGCTGTGTTTGCTGTTCTCAAGGCTGTGTTTGTACTCGGTATGCAAGGGGGTAGGAAGAGAGACATGCCAGAAGTGTGTATAGGGTGGAGTGCCAGCAAAACTACAGGGACAGTCTTTCTCCCTCCCAAAGGCGGTCTCTCTGACCTttggagaaaaggggagggagataaatatatttctgtttcatAGGGCAGCATTTGGGGAATTTCTGCCTCTGTGGGACAGGGCAGGCCTCCACACACCGTTCTGATCACACTCTGCCCTCCCTATCTCCCACCCATGAACCACAGGGGATGCGGAGCTGAAAGGTTCAGGCTTCACGGTGACAGGAGGAACAGAAGAACTtccagaagaggagggaggaggtggtagtggtggtaggaGGCAGGGTGGCCGCAACATCTCTGTGGAGACAGCAAGTCTGGATGTCTATGCCAAGTACGTGCTGCGAAGCATCTGCCAACAGGTTAGTCTCACCTTCCCCCACTCCACCTAAATGCTTCCATGTAATATAGCCTTGTTTCTAGCCCTTGAGCACACTACCTCCCTGCTATACATCGGGTCCTTTACCTGCCCCTGACACAACTTCCTGGGATTGCCTGTAGTCTTCAAATTATCATTCTCCTTAGGAATGGGTAGGAGAACGTTGCCTTAAGTCACTGTGTGAGGACAGCAATGATCTACAAGACCCAGTGTTGAGTAGTGCCCAGGCCCAGCGCCTCATGCAGCTCATCTGCTACCCACATCGACTGCTGGACAATGAAGATGGAGAAAACCCCCAGCGGCAGCGCATTAAGCGTATTCTCAAGGTAGGTAAAGATGCTGGCTTGCTGGGAGCAGCAGCAGGATCCTACTGGGAAACGGTGGAACTGTTCAGTAGGTAGGAAGATGAATGAGCATGCAGGAGAATGGTAGCAAGGAAAACAGCTCCAACATGGTCTTACAGAGCAGATCTGCGGTCTGGTCTAGATTCAAGAGTTAGGCTGTTAGGTGATGACTGCACAGTCTGCATTGAGTATAGCTCGTCTGTGGCAAGAATTGCCTCAGGGAGGCCCGATTCTGCTTTGCATGGATGGCACTTTGGTTGTGATCCAGTAAGTGAACAGGAATAGCTACTGTGGTTGAAAATGTACTTCATGCTCTGGTACTCTGTGCATGGCACTGTgcattcatttctttcatttgatcTTTATGGCCCTGTGAAGTGAATAGGAATATCCTTATTTAAccagtgaggaaactgaggctggtgAGGTTGCTTCACACGAGCTAGGAAGTTTAGGGCCAGTATGAGGACATAGGTGTGCCTGTGTCCTTTCACTTCATCATACCGCTTGCTTCAGACATATGGCTGATGGGGGAGGGATAAGGCCATGGAGGAAGAACTAAAGGAATGAGGTCTCTTTAGCTGGAGGGAGATAATGCCGGAGGGAGATTACCTACCAGTAGCTTTCCAGTCTCTAAAGGACTTTGTGTGCCCTGTAAAGGCCCTGTGGGGGACTCTGAGCAGCTGCTGTGAAACAGAGTCAGGTTTCAACCTTAACATTAAGGATTTAAAGGTTAAGCATGAAGCAGAACTTTGTGAGGTGCTAGGACAGGAATCTAGGGGGATATGGAGTCATTTTTAACCATATGTAAAATATGCTTGTTTTCAGTGATTTTGGATTCTTATTTAAATGTAGTCTTTCCTAAAGAGAGGGACACAGAGGACCCTTTCCAACTTCTAGGAATCTGTTATGGGGGATAAGGAATTAGCCCTAAAACAGTAGGTCGTCATCAATGATGACTAGTGTGGGAATGGATTTTTAACCACCAGAACTTGGACCAGTGGACCATGCGCCAGTCCTCCTTGGAGCTACAGCTGATGATCAAGCAGACCCCCAACAATGTAAGTAATGTTTCCCAGGCTCACGTGCAGTTCCCCGTGTCAGGAATATCAGTCATCATAGAAGAACTGAGGTCCTACCCTCAAGCTCCTGACTGAAAGAGATAAGAGGCCGTGAGAATGGCAGACACATGGAGCTATTGATAAGGGAAATGGGTTGAGAGTGTTGGTGCTTTCAGCTGTGAAAGGTATGCCTATGGTAGGAATAGAGCCTGTTTCTGTGGCCACGGATGGAAGGAGGTTTGCAAAGGAGCAGACAGTGGCGAACTGTAAGAATACAGAGGTACAAGAGGGCACAGCGGACAGTTATGTCCCTACTGTGGACTGCCACAATGCTGTCTCTCCTTCAGcctcctctcccatctctcctGCTGTGTTCCCCTCACTGCTAGCTGCCTCTTTA
The sequence above is a segment of the Chionomys nivalis chromosome X, mChiNiv1.1, whole genome shotgun sequence genome. Coding sequences within it:
- the Med12 gene encoding mediator of RNA polymerase II transcription subunit 12 isoform X9: MAAFGILSYEHRPLKRLRLGPPDVYPQDPKQKEDELTALNVKQGFNNQPAVSGDEHGSAKNVNFNPAKISSNFSSIIAEKLRCNTFSDTSRKKSLMNQKDNFWLVTARSQSAINTWFTDLAGTKPLTHLAKKVPIFSKKEEVFGYLAKYTVPVMRAAWLIKMTCAYYAAMSETKVKKKNTADPFTEWTQIITKYLWEQLQKMAEYYRPGPAGSGGCGSTIGPLPHDVEVAIRQWDYNEKLAMFMFQDGMLDRHEFLTWVLECFEKIRPGEDELLKLLLPLLLRYSGEFVQSAYLSRRLAYFCTRRLALQLDGVSSHSSHVISAQSTSSLPTTPAPQPPASSTPTTPFSDLLMCPQHRPLVFGLSCILQTILLCCPSALVWHYSLTDSRIKTGSPLDHLPIAPSNLPMPEGNSAFTQQVRAKLREIEQQIKERGQAVEVRWSFDKCQEATAGFTIGRVLHTLEVLDSHSFERSDFSNSLDSLCNRIFGLGPSKDGHEISSDDDAVVSLLCEWAVSCKRSGRHRAMVVAKLLEKRQAEIEAERCGESEAADEKGSIASGSLSAPSAPIFQDVLLQFLDTQAPMLTDPRSESERVEFFNLVLLFCELIRHDVFSHNMYTCTLISRGDLAFGAPGPRPPSPFDDPADDPERKEAEGSSSSKLEDPGLSESMDIDPSSSVLFEDMEKPDFSLFSPTMPCEGKGSPSPEKPDVEKEVKPPPKEKIEGTLGVLYDQPRHVQYATHFPIPQEESCSHECNQRLVVLFGVGKQRDDARHAIKKITKDILKVLNRKGTAETDQLAPIVPLNPGDLTFLGGEDGQKRRRNRPEAFPTAEDIFAKFQHLSHYDQHQVTAQVSRNVLEQITSFALGMSYHLPLVQHVQFIFDLMEYSLSISGLIDFAIQLLNELSVVEAELLLKSSDLVGSYTTSLCLCIVAVLRHYHACLILNQDQMAQVFEGLCGVVKHGMNRSDGSSAERCILAYLYDLYTSCSHLKSKFGELFSDFCSKVKNTIYCNVEPSESNMRWAPEFMIDTLENPAAHTFTYTGLGKSLSENPANRYSFVCNALMHVCVGHHDPDRVNDIAILCAELTGYCKSLSAEWLGVLKALCCSSNNGTCGFNDLLCNVDVSDLSFHDSLATFVAILIARQCLLLEDLIRCAAIPSLLNAACSEQDSEPGARLTCRILLHLFKTPQLNPCQSDGNKPTVGIRSSCDRHLLAASQNRIVDGAVFAVLKAVFVLGDAELKGSGFTVTGGTEELPEEEGGGGSGGRRQGGRNISVETASLDVYAKYVLRSICQQEWVGERCLKSLCEDSNDLQDPVLSSAQAQRLMQLICYPHRLLDNEDGENPQRQRIKRILKNLDQWTMRQSSLELQLMIKQTPNNEMNSLLENIAKATIEVFQQSAETGSSSGSTASNMPSSSKTKPVLSSLERSGVWLVAPLIAKLPTSVQGHVLKAAGEELEKGQHLGSSSRKERDRQKQKSMSLLSQQPFLSLVLTCLKGQDEQREGLLASLHSQVHQIVINWRENQYLDDCKPKQLMHEALKLRLNLVGGMFDTVQRSTQQTTEWAQLLLEIIISGTVDMQSNNELFTTVLDMLSVLINGTLAADMSSISQGSMEENKRAYMNLVKKLQKDLGERQSDSLEKVHQLLPLPKQNRDVIACEPQGSLIDTKGNKIAGFDSIFKKEGLQVSTKHKISPWDLFEGLKPSTASLSWAWFGTVRVDRRVARGEEQQRLLLYHTHLRPRPRAYYLEPLPLPPEDEEPPAPALLEPEKKAPEPPKTDKPGAAPPSSEERKKKSTKGKKRSQPATKTEDYGMGPGRSGPYGVTVPPDLLHHANPGSISHLNYRQNSLGLYTQNQPLPAGGPRVDPYRPVRLPMQKLPTRPPYPGVLSTPGITAVMGLEPTSYKTSVYRQQQPTVPQGQRLRQQLQAKIQSQGMLGQSSVHQMTPSSSYGLQTSQGYTSYVSHVGLQQHTGPADPTRHLQQRPSGYVHQQAPTYGHGLTSTQRFSHQTLQQTPMMGTMTPLSAQGVQAGVRSTSILPEQQQQQQQQQQQQQQQQQQQQQQQQQQQQQYHIRQQQQQQQQQQQILRQQQQQQQQQQQQQQQQQQQQPQQPQQPQQPQQPQQPHQQQQTAPPQPQPQSQPQFQRQGLQQTQQQQQTAALVRQLQQQLSNTQPQPSTNIFGRY